The genomic stretch GCAATATTTTTTATCCCTACCTGCAAAGTATATAGATAATATAAATCTTATTTGTAACATATTCTTATACTGTTGATTGAAATAttcgaaaataaataaaaaattgttataaatagaATTGAAATATAAAGCAGAACCGTTTTCAATTTATTGACTTTATTCCAATTTTCAAAACCTATATCAAAGAAAAATAGTTTTCTGTCAGAAACAAAAATTTGTAGATcaacttgtttttctaaaatatcaaaacttaCTTTTCTAATTGCCTTCTACATTTAGCCTCTGTATTTCTACCTTTTCCTCCAGAGTGGCTTGTCTGGACAGAGTTACCTCCACTTGATGAACTTGACAATGACCTGAAATTTTTCAATACTCatttaatttgcatttaatttaCAATATTTCTGATAATCAATTCACAACCCTTAGagattgatatatatgtaaaagaagatgtggtatgattgccaatgagacatctgtccacaagagaccaaaatatgTTTCTAGCTAGATTCTATTttactttctcaattttaaaagcAGGAATTGGATTGATATCTGATGTAAAAATTGCTTTCTAGCTACAACTGAATATTATAAAGCTGAAGACTATATATTAATTCATTCCCTTtcataaaagccaagaaaactATGCAACAAGTTTACATTCAGTCAGACGGACGGGGTCAGTCAGTTAACAGACCTGCTTCTGCCTACAGCAACGAAGGTCACAAAAGTTGAGGTGGTTATTCATCATAAAGACAGCAACCAAACTAAACAAAACACATGTAAAAATATTCATCTGCTCTTTATTTTACTCTATATACAGTGtgtatataaaacaatttcaaaCCATTACCTGAACTTCTTGCCTTTCTCAGCTATTTTATGTCTTTGCTCCTTTGGTTTAATACTGTTTTGAGGTGTcctaaaaaatttgaaaagctaaGTATAAAGAAATGTAGAAATGTAGAAAATACAATGatgtagaaaatgtaaaaattataccatttcattttttttatccaCTGGTCTAAAGCTACCTATCGAGTTCAAATTCAGACACTgttcataaataaatgaatactgttaattcagatattattgtgaggttttgataaatttgaataatgcGACCAGCAAAGTATCTCAATAATAATTAAGAACTTGCATTCTAATATCCAATATATCAAGGTGTATGTAGATTTTACCTAGAAtggaactttaaaattattttaaatgacaatCAAGTTTCTTTTAAACATAATGTACAATTACCTAGAATTTTTCTCGGCTAAATCATCTTCATCACCAAGATCCATGTGATCAATTGTCTCGTCACATAACAAACTGGTCAATCCCATCTGCTCTGACCAGGCATACTCATGGTCAAGACGTTCCTTACTATCAGGACTTAAagactaaaataaataaatgtttaaagattaaaatatttgttaatcccatcttttcaaattaaatatatcaCACAATTCTACCATATCTGATAAATTGAACATTTTGAGTTTCTTAATTTCCACATCTCCTCTATTAATCAGTAACTTATTAAAAAGGCTAATTTACGGCTATTCCAAAATCAAATGAATAGGGAAGTCACTTTTCCTATGAAGAACCCCTTCCatacaatttttgttaaatttcatagAAAATCTTTGGTTTTTCAAACAAGAGGGTATTTCTCATCAATAATCTGATCAAAGGGTGACAGCCCTGAGATGAGGCCTAGTGTTTGGAATATTGATAATCTATTAATCACTATTTTCCTTATTTTGTTGTTGATGTTAACATGTGCCCTTACTTTCTAGAGATAAATTTTAATATCTAATAGCTATAATGATAtgaaaatttatgacaaaataagATCGaaagaaaaacacacaaaataggaaaataaatGCTTTATTGTGTGAAAAAATTGTTCGAACACCACAACCCATTATTATTAATGTCAGATGCCTTTCAGGATGCAggagatttaagcaaaaaattcaaaacaactaGTGAACATTTTAGAGCCAATGTTATAGCCAGTTATAGCGCAGGATTAATAGGTACACATCAATACCCTATTTTAGAGAAAAATTAAGagctaaatatattttttttattttttggcttAAACTTTTTTGGAACAAGAGCAGCCCCTGTACTATAAGTAataatgttagtttttttttacatttgatataCCTTCATACAAATAGATGTGAATGGTGATTCAGGTAACATGGAATCCACTGACATTTTGATGGGAGTATACCCTAATGGGACATCTGAAAACTGACTTGGTGTACCAAACTCTGTAGGTAGTTTTATGGGAGTAAAACCAGTGGGTACACTTGGAAGCTGTTGAGGTGTACCATGATCCAGTTCTCCTGGATGTTTGACTGGAGTAAATCTACTGCAAGTTTCAGGTTTCAActgaataaaagaaataatagTACTTTATATTTAAAAGGGATATATCTTAATCTTTGTATATGTCAAAGGTTTTTATACAATAATATTTGACAGTTTTTGAGCAGTTAAAAGCGCATATACCGggtaactgattttttttttattttcaatcaagTTATTGTTAAATTCTTAGTTTTGTCAGAGTGAGAACCTGAAATTTTTAGTTTTCATAGTCCTAATTGCTACCCATGGTGACAACTTACATGATTATATATTGATCAGATTAATTATTTATGGATAAACTTTAAGCAATGGCTATCACCAATTTGGTTAGAAAGTAAaaagttttctttctttttcttacaCAATTTTTTGTTACTGTTGGGGGGAAGGGAGGGGACATGCGTTTGTTTAACATGCACTAAGCATGCATATAAGTGTCCCCTATTTTAACAAATACAAGTAAAATAATATAGTATGTAATTATCtcatgagggtttggatggggttaaatgattaaagaataatgcccttaaaaaatgaagattagagaataatgagccaaaaaatagaagattagagaataaaagGGTTGATTTttggaagattagagaaaaaaggggttaattttttaaagattagagaaaaatggggtgaaaattaaatgtttacagaataacagaaccccccccccccccccccccccccccccatccataCCCTCATCTCATGCCAAATGGCACTGTTAAAGAAAATATTGGTCATTTACTGCAATTTTTACATCAGAATAAACCTGCActataaatttaaattattgattgattttatGCTACATTAGTACAAAAAGGCTATATCATGGtgatgattttaaaaacatttaaaatctaTAATCAACAAACAATTTTcagtttatatttctttttctcaAAATCACATGACAAATTCATAAGGAGAATGAAATTTGAAGTAATTCAAAATGAATtagtttacttttaaattgttgCATAACAgatattattctttatttttttggataaaaacaggAACCAAATCTAAATGTTGTTCAGGCTATAAAAAATCATTCACACATgtgggatttcatgttttaaattcagacaaaaattccaaaaatcagCTAGAAAAGCTGAAAAATGACAGAAATTGTAAGTGAAAATTTCCAGACCATTGGTGTGTGACTCTCAATAAATACACATATGTTTATTGTTAATTCAGAATTATATTGCTGTTctaaaaggtaaaatttacctTTGTTGAAATTCTCCCTGGTGTTTTGTAATGTTGACGTTTGTGACTATTCTTTGGTGTCCTAGACAAGTAAGAATAAGCTTtatttggagttacttcccctgggGCATGGTATTCAAAGTTCTTAACACATGATGAAGCATGATCTGTTCTTGACTTCGATTTTACTGGAGTTTTCAGCAATGAGACCTGTTGAGGAACAGTCTGGAGATGTTCGAATGGAAAATGTGTTAGATGTACTCTTTCTGTGGGTTTTACAATAGGATTAAAGCCtggtataaatatattttctctgTTCTCTTCTAACTGCCTGTTATTCTAAAAATAATACACATACATATactgaaattgtttatatctaaacCCGTAAGTAAAgctttaaattaatttttgtaaGAATTAATAAACCAAACAAACCAATTTTCTTGCATATGTAAAACTGGAGCAAAATTTAAGCATCTtgcttacatttaaatattagtAGGAACAGAATTTATTAGTTTTATATTAACAATAGAGTCCAATATTGGTAATTTTCAGAAGTATAAACAAATTAAGGCTTTCGTAATAGATTCAAAATAGCATAATTGTTTGTgttaaatcgaaaaaaaaaaaaccaaataaatctGAACATAAAGTTTTGATTGGACAATTTTATGCCAAAAACAGATCGTTTTTATAGATTGAAGGTGGGCATATACCCTATATGCCCCACTGACAATATTTGAGTTCTTACTGGTTCATCATTAGGTGTACTTGGAACAACTTGTTGTTGTAGACATTCAGTAGGTAAAACAGTCAGAGGACAGTATGTGGATCTGAGGTTAATTATCCCTGTTTCTATATCCGATGGAATGTTACTTCTCTTTCTTTGTCCAAAATtgctataaaatacatgtacatcattaaaaaaaatgtattctgacAATTTGTTCATGAAACTTGATAGCATATAATggcaatttttattttgatattagaaatatTAGTAGTATGTTCAACACATATTCAGTGTATTAGAATCCTTTCATTAAATGTCatttaaagaaatgaaaagtttTTATTAAAGGAAAGTCTTAGTATATTTGCTAATGATAAAGTGAAACTGTTAGAAAATGATTACTTCGTATAACTTACATGTGTATGGAAGGAAGGTTGAAAACAAAGGTtaaacatattcttattttaaattcAGAATTATTCAAATTGTAGAACTTAAATAGGGTGAACTGATATATAGAAGTTGatgtaaggccaaataaaaatatgtgtggttccagttaccctactATTTTGTCTAAAAAACAGCAAACCctaaagatatttttgtcatttttgattaagcactgttaaagtcacaatgttgctcccatagactaaatgaaaaaaaaccaccataaaataaaaagaaaaaacataacttttttccAGATGTTACTGCATGGAATcacaaatacttttttatttggcctaaagaTTCTTCAAaaagtttaataaacaaaacaaaaacaaaagttttaaagaGAAAACCTACTGTAGATACATATTCTGCTGTTTTAAGACTAAGTCTTGTTGAACATCAGCCATGTTAGCTTCTACAAGTCCCTGTTCTGTCTGATATAAAACAACTTTACCTCTAGACCGAGCTGGAAAAGATATACATGTTCAGTTATCTACCCTTTtgctttttataataaaacaaattatttgcaaacagttaaaacaatgtaaatgaattttgtcattacaaaGAAATGTTATTGCTAGTTTTAAGGAGAATTATGAGTAGGTTAACAAAAAAAGGTTGTGTGTACAGGGTTTCTAACAGATTCTAAACCCTAATGTTTAATgacaatttcttaaaaaaaatttcatcaatATATCAGTTGTAACtgtaacaatttattttaaaaaaaaattaagacagaTTCTATCAAATCCACTTTAACCATCAGCATTTTGTCCCTTGTCCCTAAATATGATGAATTGCACACTTCATGTAGATAACAGGAAATGCATGTGTTATCCTATATAATACTAGTAACAGTCCAGTTGAAATCATAACATGAACAACAAGTTCTATTCTACAGTTGACCCTATATATAGGACCAAAACATGTCTTTTTTGCCTTATCACCCCAATCTCACTTTAATCTTATGTAAACTGGAAATGTGTATGTAAGGTAGACCAACAATATGTGGGGGGCAAAACTTTTCTATCTTGTATACATGGAAGAGCTAGTagacaaataatatttttaaaataaaataaaacatgagaCAAAGGCCTTTATACAAAATGCATTGGAAACAGCAAATATATAAGTTATAATTTAAGTCCATTACCATGTGGTAACTGGACTTTGTTTTCTCTTCAGCACAAACTAGATAAATTTACAGTGCAGGTACATGCTAATAAATAAATTagctgaattatctccccttctcAATTTTCAATTCAccaaaaaatgttcaatatttgtaaaaataaaagattatcaCCAGGTTgaaaattatatgaatatatcttaaaagaaaatgcaCAACAAATGAATTGCATTTCTGTATTAAAACTTCAGTATGTATCTGATAGTATCATATGCAATCATTTGCAAGAATACATAATTCATCAGAAAATCATAAATCAAAGAAGggattaatttcatttttattcatgaagATTACCTTTGTCAGATAGTATGTCTGAAAGaacattttctaaattatttatgTGCTTCTCTGTTTCCTGCAAAATCAAGGCCTGTAAATATAAAGAGTAAACAATTAAAGTTCAGATTTTATTTTGTCTGTCTAtcaatttaatatttcaaatctgtttttttttttaatctaatgttactgtggattcattcatttaggtgggtactaattttcgtggatatttgatttcatggtttttgaAAAGTCTGCATAAATTCCTATACCAGATTTGTTATTTGTTggacatttgaatttgtggttcccGGGAtaccacgaaatccacgaaaattggtatccaacgaatattaattaTGAAACCACAGTAGGTAATTTCAAGGATGTAaacatcaatttttattgattCTCTGCTAGCAGCACAACATTTATAAGCAACATTCACTTAAAGTTGTCTAAGAGTAAGAAAAATGTACTCCAACTTGACACTGAAGGCTTTAAAGAACTTGTATAATAATTGCCATACATTGTCAAGTAGAGAAAAGAAGACCAATAATTTCGTTAGTGCTTCagtaaataatgtttatttggtttttttttgtattaatctgATCAGTTGAACctttttaaaactgatttttatggTTAGTTTTAAAGTTATggcagattttacaataagaaggaaatattgtttttttgtatccatcaaaaaagcaattgctgaaactgtgaaacagactgtgtaatgtagtaatgcattatgttattgaataaaatgtgtctttctgagtaaataaaaataaaaattactctgtgtttgtgttttttgttagaattagagggttttcaatttcaaaatattggacatggaatagacatcatgacctactttactgacatccagcttatttggagtggaattttgaagtattatttataagtggagcctaataacatggacttatattttaataaaaagtcttcttttgtgttttaatcataactttaaggcaGATTTGTATTGGTAAAGgctaaaaaaggtaatttaataatattgttgctaACGTCACGTCTTTTCCGTCCATTGTGGTATGTCACGATCGCAATTTTCTTGTTGGTTCTCAAACAGCccattgtagttatttttatcccgggttttataaataattgaaaatagcaaTCATATTAAATTTGGATGACGTAAAGGGGTCAAAGGACTTGAGGAATCAATAT from Mytilus edulis chromosome 7, xbMytEdul2.2, whole genome shotgun sequence encodes the following:
- the LOC139481180 gene encoding uncharacterized protein, whose product is MRRESLPMRVRRRQSDAKWRASVATCYETLKHVIPDCDKISKRKISKALILQETEKHINNLENVLSDILSDKARSRGKVVLYQTEQGLVEANMADVQQDLVLKQQNMYLHNFGQRKRSNIPSDIETGIINLRSTYCPLTVLPTECLQQQVVPSTPNDEPNNRQLEENRENIFIPGFNPIVKPTERVHLTHFPFEHLQTVPQQVSLLKTPVKSKSRTDHASSCVKNFEYHAPGEVTPNKAYSYLSRTPKNSHKRQHYKTPGRISTKLKPETCSRFTPVKHPGELDHGTPQQLPSVPTGFTPIKLPTEFGTPSQFSDVPLGYTPIKMSVDSMLPESPFTSICMKSLSPDSKERLDHEYAWSEQMGLTSLLCDETIDHMDLGDEDDLAEKNSRTPQNSIKPKEQRHKIAEKGKKFRSLSSSSSGGNSVQTSHSGGKGRNTEAKCRRQLEKCFTAEKDSLPVITGVFDNTDTNCLDFDGYFLFYQFVAGDKEETLKGEMASEVSQMWKEMPEDTKDTFIAMAALEGSQSDSSHLSDDLIELDVKPFDKDNDDVHHTFHNDVHHIFHNEEVRANQVMFSVKQEPQILLPQRPIPKSYHFLLPEHNVQEVPRGRVVLPKLCEQILVPEILEQVTVPDTSEAAVVPEFTMNKPYYTLSKPVMQMPEMDHMIGQNVEVSAEMGDFQMVPESQLCHFDRSRANDLGFISLSNENSMNEEFQHVFSPQITTEDLTEWKGQIVPLV